The Bacteroides acidifaciens genome includes a region encoding these proteins:
- a CDS encoding glutaminase domain-containing protein encodes MEIRTHIRFVVAWRIIIISGIIPLIYACSYSKEKISHLSGIDPVEHTLLAIIPDVSIKVIGDSLNKSYPQLRTGNVFPITGLLRVDGKAYRFMGGDSLRISPLAPLSEDTVGWTGKYSFLYPGKGWELREYDDSLWSEGNGAFGPTKGYYYPAHTLWGAENIYVRRRIKVDNKEVLKNHKVYARYVCDDQIKLFCNGGFLLENGFTHLTKCQRLTDEAVSQIVDGDNILAAYCRNTGGAALLDFGLYIENKTYADAEPATLKKMEVQATQTQFIFQCGEVELQVDFVSPSLSEKWDMAGWPVGFLTCQVRTESEKEHTVEVLFDVDTEWMFGKRKIDRWVDKDWCFVKSDSLYLAMAADETTFSYEDNHVILSQKLCVGNENRGVLLLGYEEGKTFQYSGESLRPLWNKDGTREIKELMMSVGNRYQELKAECSKLDYRWNIKAFQAGNKAFAEQMLPAYRNFIFSHRFISSSDNKLFCLGDTLGNVREAYENFPTLLFFNRTDWMKGLLNPVFAYCEDIHWVKKYPPYDIGLYPIASKQVKLEDCAVEAAANMLMMTTAIVEAEQDFGYADMHWKQLCLWADYLQERMKKMTFPSVGLLDNDDERVKCVLGLMAYHKLVQLKGNL; translated from the coding sequence ATGGAAATAAGAACTCATATCAGGTTTGTCGTGGCATGGAGAATAATTATAATCTCGGGTATTATTCCTCTGATATATGCTTGTTCTTATTCGAAGGAGAAGATTTCGCATCTTTCCGGTATTGATCCTGTTGAGCATACATTATTGGCGATTATTCCCGATGTTAGTATCAAAGTAATAGGCGATTCGCTAAACAAAAGTTACCCGCAGTTGAGAACCGGGAACGTATTCCCGATAACAGGTCTTTTGCGTGTAGACGGTAAAGCTTATCGTTTCATGGGAGGTGATTCTTTACGTATATCTCCTTTAGCTCCTCTTTCGGAGGATACTGTCGGATGGACGGGGAAATATTCGTTTTTGTATCCGGGAAAAGGATGGGAATTGAGAGAATATGATGATTCTTTGTGGAGTGAAGGTAACGGAGCTTTTGGTCCGACAAAGGGATATTACTATCCGGCTCATACGCTGTGGGGAGCGGAAAATATTTATGTCCGCAGGCGTATCAAGGTGGACAATAAAGAGGTTTTGAAGAATCATAAAGTGTATGCCCGTTATGTATGTGACGATCAGATAAAGCTTTTTTGTAATGGGGGATTTCTGTTAGAGAATGGATTTACGCATCTAACGAAATGTCAACGCTTGACTGATGAAGCTGTTAGTCAAATAGTTGATGGAGATAATATTCTGGCTGCATACTGTCGTAATACGGGAGGTGCTGCTTTGTTGGATTTCGGCTTGTATATAGAAAATAAAACTTATGCTGATGCAGAACCGGCAACTTTGAAAAAGATGGAAGTGCAAGCTACGCAGACTCAATTTATTTTCCAATGTGGAGAGGTGGAGCTTCAGGTTGATTTTGTTTCCCCTTCCTTATCGGAAAAGTGGGATATGGCAGGCTGGCCTGTCGGTTTTCTTACCTGTCAGGTCCGTACGGAAAGCGAAAAGGAACATACGGTGGAAGTTTTGTTCGACGTGGACACGGAATGGATGTTTGGCAAAAGGAAAATTGATCGTTGGGTCGATAAGGATTGGTGTTTTGTGAAGTCCGACAGTTTGTATTTGGCTATGGCAGCAGATGAAACAACCTTTTCGTATGAAGATAATCATGTTATTCTATCTCAAAAATTGTGTGTCGGAAATGAAAATAGGGGGGTATTGCTTCTCGGATATGAAGAAGGGAAAACTTTCCAGTATAGTGGTGAGAGTTTACGTCCACTTTGGAATAAGGATGGAACAAGAGAAATAAAAGAATTGATGATGTCTGTAGGAAACAGGTATCAGGAGTTGAAAGCAGAATGTAGTAAATTGGATTATCGGTGGAATATCAAGGCGTTTCAAGCAGGGAATAAAGCTTTTGCCGAACAAATGCTTCCTGCTTATCGTAATTTTATATTTTCTCATAGATTTATATCATCTTCGGATAATAAGCTTTTTTGTTTGGGTGATACTTTGGGTAATGTCAGGGAAGCTTATGAAAATTTTCCAACGTTGTTGTTTTTTAACCGTACTGACTGGATGAAAGGTTTGTTGAATCCTGTATTTGCATATTGTGAAGATATTCATTGGGTAAAGAAGTATCCACCTTACGATATAGGTTTGTATCCTATTGCCAGCAAACAAGTGAAACTGGAAGACTGTGCCGTGGAAGCGGCTGCCAATATGTTGATGATGACAACTGCTATTGTAGAAGCGGAACAGGACTTTGGTTACGCTGATATGCATTGGAAACAGTTGTGCTTGTGGGCGGATTATTTGCAGGAAAGAATGAAGAAAATGACTTTTCCATCTGTTGGATTATTAGATAATGATGATGAACGTGTGAAATGTGTGTTAGGACTGATGGCTTATCACAAATTGGTTCAATTAAAGGGAAACTTATGA
- the lepB gene encoding signal peptidase I has translation MSKVKRIWAILENLAFFIFCMVVVLFLMQLFCFTSFRIPSDSMEPALKDGDRILVNKMIKGARLFDVFAALDNEDVTIHRMPGWGSFKRNDILVFNFPYQMNRWDSVRMDVMQYYVKRCVALPGDTLEIRGGFYKVRGCDEQLGNYDAQQYLANLKHLEQHGIVVGTFPYDKQLGWTIREFGPLPIPKKGQIVMMNRTNCLLYRQLIGWEQKKKLRIKDGQIVLGDSVITQYRFKKNYYFVSGDNMANSQDSRYWGMLPEEYIVGKASRIWYSEDKFTEKPRWDRIMKKIK, from the coding sequence ATGAGTAAAGTAAAGAGAATTTGGGCGATACTGGAGAATTTAGCATTCTTCATATTCTGTATGGTAGTAGTTCTATTCTTGATGCAACTGTTCTGCTTTACTTCATTCAGGATACCTTCGGATTCTATGGAACCGGCGTTGAAGGATGGCGACCGGATATTAGTTAATAAGATGATAAAGGGGGCTCGTTTGTTCGATGTGTTTGCAGCCTTGGATAATGAGGATGTCACTATCCACCGGATGCCCGGATGGGGGAGTTTCAAGAGAAATGATATACTGGTTTTCAATTTCCCTTATCAAATGAATCGTTGGGATAGTGTACGGATGGATGTAATGCAGTATTATGTAAAGCGGTGTGTCGCCCTGCCGGGGGATACATTAGAGATTCGTGGGGGATTTTATAAAGTACGTGGTTGTGACGAACAGTTGGGAAACTACGATGCCCAGCAATATCTGGCGAATCTGAAGCATTTGGAACAGCATGGCATTGTGGTAGGTACATTTCCTTATGACAAACAACTGGGCTGGACCATCCGTGAGTTCGGACCTTTGCCGATTCCCAAGAAAGGCCAGATAGTAATGATGAACCGTACGAACTGCCTTTTGTACAGGCAGTTGATAGGTTGGGAACAGAAGAAGAAACTACGTATAAAAGACGGACAGATAGTATTGGGGGACAGCGTTATTACCCAGTATCGCTTTAAAAAGAACTATTATTTTGTCTCCGGTGATAATATGGCTAATTCGCAGGACTCGAGATATTGGGGGATGTTGCCGGAAGAATACATTGTAGGTAAAGCTTCCCGTATATGGTATTCGGAAGATAAATTTACGGAGAAACCTCGTTGGGACAGAATTATGAAGAAAATCAAATAA
- a CDS encoding O-antigen ligase family protein, whose product MIQKNMADVIILTGVAAILSVAVFATSNDIPVGEMAYQKLWLGRMLFVFVVCCLLSFCLNRKNYLSFPTIVTWVLIVLGGMEAIWGLRQIYGLAVSNHSLYALTGSFYNPGPYSGYLAMIFPLCLYEWLNLKEKTGRTWAEQGKYYIALGVMLLILCVLPAGMSRSAWIAAAISGTWVYGMYASWGSKLKEFGRKYKKRVVLACIVGSVIIIVAGYALFQLKATSANGRLFMWKISSMAIAESPVIGHGTESFVSAYGRAQEDYFANGEYSETEELVAGSPEYAFNEYLQVAVEYGIPFLLVISLVIAFCLWKGSSEGRIGICGGVISFLLFSFSSYPMQIPGFAVTFYLLLAACVIGRSKVILFLFISMMALLGTYYWKNNQYAACKEWYRTKMLYNIGAYQSAKEDYGKLYPELANRGAFLFEYGYSLHKLKEYDNSTRILEGAMAYSSDPMILNIIGKNYQALGDYEKAEEYLIRSTHRLPGRIYPYYLLVKLYAKPQYLQPEKLKYAAEIVLTKEPKVQSTAVREMREEVKKILK is encoded by the coding sequence ATGATACAGAAGAATATGGCGGATGTGATAATTCTTACAGGAGTTGCGGCAATCTTGAGCGTAGCAGTTTTTGCTACTTCGAATGATATTCCTGTCGGTGAAATGGCATATCAAAAACTATGGTTGGGACGCATGCTTTTTGTTTTCGTCGTTTGCTGTCTATTATCCTTTTGTCTGAATAGAAAAAACTATTTGTCTTTTCCAACCATTGTGACGTGGGTATTGATTGTCTTGGGTGGAATGGAAGCTATCTGGGGATTGAGGCAGATATACGGCTTGGCTGTTTCCAATCACTCTTTATATGCACTTACAGGCTCTTTCTATAATCCGGGACCTTATTCGGGATATTTGGCGATGATATTCCCGCTTTGCCTGTATGAATGGCTGAACTTGAAAGAAAAAACAGGACGTACATGGGCGGAACAGGGAAAGTATTACATTGCATTAGGAGTTATGCTGTTGATTCTTTGTGTACTGCCTGCCGGAATGAGCCGTTCGGCTTGGATTGCTGCCGCAATATCTGGTACATGGGTATATGGGATGTACGCTTCGTGGGGAAGCAAATTAAAGGAATTTGGGCGAAAATATAAGAAAAGGGTGGTACTGGCTTGTATTGTAGGCAGCGTTATAATCATAGTGGCAGGTTATGCTCTTTTTCAACTGAAAGCGACTTCTGCCAACGGACGCTTGTTCATGTGGAAAATTAGTAGTATGGCTATTGCCGAAAGTCCTGTTATAGGACATGGAACAGAAAGTTTTGTCTCGGCCTATGGCAGAGCGCAGGAGGATTATTTCGCCAACGGAGAATATTCGGAAACTGAAGAATTGGTGGCAGGAAGTCCGGAATATGCTTTTAATGAATATCTGCAAGTGGCGGTGGAATACGGGATTCCTTTCTTATTGGTTATCTCGTTGGTAATTGCATTTTGTCTTTGGAAGGGGAGTAGCGAAGGGAGAATAGGTATTTGTGGAGGAGTAATTTCATTTTTGCTATTTTCTTTTTCTTCTTATCCGATGCAGATTCCCGGATTTGCAGTGACATTTTATTTGCTGTTGGCGGCTTGTGTTATCGGGCGCTCTAAAGTAATATTATTCCTTTTTATTTCGATGATGGCTCTATTGGGAACATATTATTGGAAAAACAATCAATATGCTGCATGTAAGGAGTGGTATCGTACTAAGATGCTCTATAATATAGGGGCTTATCAGTCTGCTAAAGAAGACTACGGGAAGCTATACCCGGAATTAGCGAATCGTGGAGCATTTCTCTTTGAATACGGATATTCTCTTCATAAATTAAAAGAATATGATAACTCGACAAGGATATTGGAGGGAGCAATGGCGTATAGTAGTGATCCTATGATTCTGAATATCATCGGCAAGAATTATCAAGCGTTAGGAGATTATGAGAAAGCGGAAGAATACCTGATTCGCTCTACACACCGGCTTCCGGGGCGGATTTATCCGTATTATTTGTTGGTGAAACTTTATGCGAAGCCCCAATATCTGCAACCTGAAAAATTAAAATATGCTGCTGAGATAGTGTTGACGAAAGAACCAAAAGTGCAATCTACGGCAGTCAGAGAAATGAGAGAGGAAGTAAAGAAAATATTGAAATAA
- a CDS encoding efflux RND transporter periplasmic adaptor subunit, which yields MKKYECIWLLLCLALGVNTSCSDKKNSADEQEKRVTTVLPDTKNEVTTQILKKRNFDHELVSNGKVNARSKADLRFETGEVIARIYVKNGDRVHKGQKLAELDKFRLEQKLSQAEDALLKAELELKDVLIGQGYTPDDFSKVPVETMKIAKVKSGYEQSKSQYELTKRETEHATLTAPFDGVVANLFSKPYNPANTSEIFCTILDTRGMEAEFTVLENELAFIKKGDKVTVIPYAGGSSFEGRVSEVNPLVDTNGMVKVKADVNGEGKLFSGMNVRVSVRRNLGEQLVIPKTAVVLRSGKQVVFTLKEGKAMWNYVHTGLENATEYIVSDKSRKGVEDGLLEGDTVIVTGNLNLAHEAEVNVR from the coding sequence ATGAAGAAATACGAATGTATATGGTTACTGTTATGTTTGGCATTAGGAGTAAACACCTCTTGCTCTGATAAGAAAAATAGTGCTGATGAACAGGAGAAAAGAGTGACCACCGTTCTTCCTGACACAAAGAATGAAGTTACCACCCAGATTCTGAAGAAGCGTAATTTTGACCATGAACTGGTAAGCAACGGCAAGGTGAACGCCCGCAGTAAAGCCGACCTACGCTTTGAAACGGGTGAAGTCATTGCCCGTATTTATGTGAAGAATGGCGACCGTGTACATAAAGGACAGAAACTGGCTGAACTGGACAAATTCCGTCTGGAGCAGAAACTGTCCCAGGCGGAAGACGCTCTGTTGAAAGCTGAGCTAGAATTGAAAGATGTGCTCATCGGGCAGGGATATACACCGGATGATTTCAGCAAGGTTCCTGTGGAGACAATGAAGATTGCAAAAGTGAAGAGTGGTTACGAGCAGTCGAAATCCCAGTACGAACTGACAAAAAGGGAGACGGAACATGCGACACTTACCGCGCCTTTTGACGGTGTAGTGGCTAATCTTTTCTCAAAACCTTATAACCCGGCTAATACCTCGGAAATATTCTGCACTATCCTTGACACCAGAGGGATGGAAGCTGAATTTACCGTATTGGAGAATGAACTTGCCTTTATTAAAAAAGGTGATAAGGTGACGGTCATTCCTTATGCCGGGGGAAGCTCGTTTGAGGGTAGGGTATCTGAAGTCAATCCGTTGGTGGATACCAATGGAATGGTGAAGGTGAAGGCTGATGTGAACGGTGAAGGCAAGCTGTTCAGCGGTATGAATGTGAGGGTCAGTGTCAGGCGGAATCTGGGTGAACAGTTGGTGATTCCCAAGACGGCTGTGGTACTGCGCTCCGGCAAGCAGGTGGTGTTCACATTGAAAGAAGGCAAGGCTATGTGGAACTATGTGCATACGGGACTGGAGAACGCAACGGAATACATTGTTTCTGATAAATCCCGGAAAGGTGTTGAAGACGGTTTATTGGAAGGAGACACGGTTATTGTGACCGGAAACCTGAATCTGGCGCATGAAGCGGAAGTAAATGTAAGATAA
- a CDS encoding efflux RND transporter permease subunit — protein sequence MIKFLIQRPIAVLMAFTASFIIGLVTYSTLPISLLPNIAIPEITVQVSAANTSARELENTIVKPLRSQLIQVSTLKDIHSESRDGAGIIRLSFEFGTNTDLAFIEVNEKIDAAMNYLPKETERPKVIKASATDIPVFYLNLTLKNDSAYSTTTTGQQSFLDLCEFAESVIKRRIEQLEEVAMVDVTGLVERQVQIVPDEDKLAMMGLAIGDIESALSSNNVEPGSMTVRDGYYEYNIKFSTLLRTAEDVENIYLRKDDRIVQLKDFCKVNIVPVKEKGVSLSNGKRAVTLAVIKQADENMDKMKESLVGTMEYFQQVYPDIDFSISRNQTELLDYTISNLQQNLSLGFLFICLVAVLFLGDVKSPLVIGLSMVVSIVISFVFFYLCNMSLNIISLAGLILALGMMIDSSIIVTENISQYRERGYSLRRACITGTSEVVTPMLSSSLTTIAVFAPLIFMSGIAGAIFYDQAFSVTVGLMVSYFTGIMLLPVLYLLVYRAGIHTRKWKWLSFKFNNPVKDHTLDRFYDAGVDWVFRHKTFSVLFCAISIPLCVFFFFFIDKERMPDIEENELIVRIEWNENIHVDENRKRVDALFKELDGRSLEQTASVGRQDFILNRERELSSSEAELYFRTETSSEIAPLEQEIYRRLKERYPLSVISFSPPETVFEKLFVTGEPDIVAEFYARNRAQAPVAETIRKLEHELAEETGTNPTGIAFENQLDLSISKEKLLLYRVSYNELYRVLKTAFRENSVTMLHSYQQYLPINIAGNEKTVNRVLQETLVQTQPDNRGNIEYIPLRELVKVAPAEDLKSIAAGRNGEFVPFDFYGVLDADKLIKDVKQVAGNTGEWDAGFSGSFFSNREMLDELVVILLISLLLMYFILAAQFESFLQPLLVLAEIPIDVAFALLLLWICGHTLNLMSAIGLIVTCGIVINDSILKLDAINELRKSGVPLLEAIHEAGRRRLRPIIMTSLTTVFAMVPLLFSSDMGSELQKPLSIAMIGTMSVGTAVSLFIIPLLYWFIYRRKAAPPA from the coding sequence ATGATAAAATTTTTAATCCAGCGTCCTATCGCCGTGTTAATGGCTTTCACCGCCAGTTTTATAATCGGCCTGGTGACTTATTCCACACTGCCGATATCGCTGCTTCCGAATATCGCCATTCCGGAGATTACCGTACAAGTGTCTGCCGCGAATACATCCGCCCGCGAACTGGAAAACACGATTGTGAAACCTTTGCGCAGCCAACTGATTCAGGTTTCCACTTTGAAAGACATTCATAGCGAATCAAGGGACGGGGCGGGTATCATCCGCCTGTCTTTTGAGTTCGGCACGAATACGGATCTTGCTTTTATCGAGGTCAATGAGAAGATAGATGCTGCGATGAACTATCTCCCCAAGGAAACGGAACGTCCGAAAGTAATCAAGGCGAGCGCAACGGATATTCCCGTGTTCTACCTGAATCTGACCTTGAAGAATGACAGTGCTTATAGTACTACTACCACGGGACAGCAATCCTTTCTTGACTTGTGTGAATTTGCCGAATCGGTTATCAAGCGAAGGATAGAGCAGCTTGAAGAAGTGGCTATGGTGGACGTGACCGGACTGGTGGAACGCCAGGTGCAGATTGTGCCCGATGAGGACAAGCTTGCCATGATGGGGCTTGCCATCGGGGATATTGAGTCCGCCCTGTCGTCCAACAATGTAGAACCGGGCAGCATGACGGTACGTGACGGGTACTACGAATATAATATCAAATTCTCGACATTGCTGCGTACGGCGGAAGATGTGGAAAATATCTATCTGCGTAAGGACGACCGCATTGTGCAGTTGAAGGATTTCTGCAAGGTCAATATCGTGCCCGTGAAGGAAAAGGGCGTGTCCTTGTCGAACGGAAAGCGTGCGGTGACACTGGCTGTCATCAAGCAGGCGGATGAGAATATGGACAAGATGAAGGAGTCGCTGGTAGGCACGATGGAGTATTTCCAGCAGGTCTATCCGGACATTGATTTCAGTATCAGCCGCAATCAGACGGAACTGCTTGACTACACGATTTCCAATCTGCAGCAGAACCTTTCTTTAGGGTTCCTCTTTATCTGCCTGGTAGCGGTCCTGTTCCTGGGTGACGTGAAATCCCCGTTAGTCATCGGGCTCAGCATGGTGGTTTCCATCGTCATCAGTTTCGTGTTCTTCTACCTTTGTAATATGTCACTGAATATCATTTCCCTTGCAGGATTGATTCTGGCTTTGGGAATGATGATTGACAGCTCGATTATCGTGACCGAGAATATTTCGCAATACCGCGAACGGGGATATTCACTGCGTCGTGCCTGTATCACAGGAACAAGTGAAGTGGTGACCCCCATGTTGAGTTCTTCGCTGACCACCATCGCCGTATTCGCTCCCCTGATTTTTATGAGCGGTATTGCCGGAGCCATCTTCTACGACCAGGCTTTCTCCGTCACGGTAGGGCTGATGGTGTCTTATTTTACAGGTATCATGCTGCTTCCCGTCCTTTATCTGCTGGTCTACCGTGCAGGTATCCACACCCGGAAATGGAAGTGGCTCTCCTTTAAATTCAATAACCCGGTAAAAGACCATACATTGGACCGTTTCTATGACGCCGGAGTAGACTGGGTATTCCGTCATAAAACGTTCAGTGTATTGTTTTGCGCCATTTCCATTCCGCTCTGCGTATTCTTCTTTTTCTTTATAGACAAAGAGCGGATGCCCGATATCGAAGAAAACGAACTGATTGTCCGCATAGAATGGAATGAGAATATCCACGTGGATGAAAACAGGAAGCGTGTGGATGCACTTTTTAAGGAACTGGACGGTCGCTCTCTGGAACAGACGGCTTCTGTCGGCAGGCAGGATTTTATCCTGAACCGGGAGAGGGAGCTTTCCTCTTCCGAAGCGGAACTTTATTTCCGGACGGAAACTTCCAGTGAAATTGCCCCTTTAGAACAGGAGATATACCGGAGATTGAAAGAACGTTATCCGCTTTCTGTCATTTCTTTCTCTCCACCGGAAACGGTATTTGAGAAGCTCTTTGTAACGGGTGAGCCGGATATCGTAGCCGAATTTTATGCCCGGAACAGGGCACAGGCTCCTGTTGCGGAAACGATTCGCAAACTGGAGCATGAACTGGCAGAAGAAACCGGAACCAATCCTACGGGCATCGCTTTTGAGAACCAGTTGGACCTGAGCATCAGCAAGGAAAAACTGCTGCTTTACCGTGTCTCCTATAATGAACTTTACCGTGTCCTGAAAACGGCTTTCCGTGAAAACAGCGTGACTATGCTGCATTCCTACCAGCAGTATCTTCCGATTAATATTGCGGGGAATGAAAAGACCGTGAACAGGGTCTTGCAGGAGACATTGGTACAGACACAGCCGGATAACCGTGGCAATATAGAATATATCCCGCTCCGGGAACTGGTAAAGGTGGCTCCTGCCGAAGACCTGAAAAGTATTGCTGCCGGGCGTAACGGGGAATTTGTGCCCTTCGATTTTTATGGAGTGCTCGATGCGGACAAGCTGATAAAAGACGTGAAGCAGGTAGCCGGGAATACGGGGGAGTGGGATGCCGGCTTTTCCGGCAGCTTCTTCTCGAACCGGGAAATGCTGGACGAACTGGTAGTGATACTCCTGATTTCCCTGTTGCTGATGTATTTCATCCTTGCGGCACAGTTCGAGAGCTTTCTGCAACCCCTGCTTGTCTTGGCGGAAATCCCGATAGACGTGGCATTTGCGCTTTTGCTGCTTTGGATTTGCGGGCATACGCTGAATCTGATGTCAGCCATCGGGCTTATCGTCACTTGCGGTATCGTCATCAATGACTCCATCCTGAAGCTGGACGCCATCAATGAACTGCGCAAGTCAGGCGTCCCTTTGCTGGAAGCCATCCATGAAGCCGGACGCAGGCGCCTGCGTCCCATTATCATGACCTCGCTGACTACGGTTTTCGCCATGGTCCCGCTCTTGTTCTCTTCGGATATGGGTTCGGAACTGCAAAAGCCGTTGTCCATTGCCATGATAGGAACGATGTCGGTAGGCACGGCAGTGAGCCTGTTCATCATACCGTTGCTTTACTGGTTCATTTACCGCCGTAAGGCAGCGCCTCCGGCTTGA
- a CDS encoding TolC family protein, protein MITMTHPSRLIHNSLIAGLFFSCTGLQGLHAQQRLVLDLERTIALANDSSLESFRTQNMYLSGYWEYRTYKANRLPSLTLDLTPAQYNRDITKRYDSGSNLDVYRTQQSFYAYGGLSVRQNLDLTGGTFYLESNLAYMRSFGDNSATQLTSVPIRLGYSQNLVGYNPFKWERRIEPLKYERVKKEFLYNVEKVSETATNYFFSLAMAQAEYKLAKDNLASTDTLYRIGQQRHRIAAISQADLLTLKLDRVNAQNTLQNKASDLKRAMFSLASFLNLDKNTQIELQLPSRPGMIEIPVDEALSWGRSNNPQLLELKQNILEAQRNVDKTKKESRFNASVNASVGFNQVADNFGDVYHKPMQQDLVAVSVSIPLLDWGVRKGKYNMARNNLNVVKISARQDEISIEEEVIMTVSDFNIQQQLIASAEEALDLSVLAYNETKQRFIIGKADINSLTLSLNRQQQAQRNYISALQNYWLNYYKIRRLTLFDFAAKLSLSDRFDFNGGKLVK, encoded by the coding sequence ATGATAACCATGACCCATCCATCCCGTCTCATTCATAACAGCCTGATTGCCGGGTTGTTTTTCTCCTGCACCGGCTTGCAAGGGCTGCATGCGCAGCAGCGCCTTGTGCTCGACCTGGAGCGTACGATCGCTCTTGCCAACGACAGCTCCCTGGAGTCGTTCCGCACGCAGAACATGTACCTTTCCGGCTACTGGGAATACCGGACGTACAAGGCGAACCGCCTTCCCAGCCTGACGCTGGACCTGACCCCGGCACAATATAACCGGGATATAACGAAGCGTTACGATTCGGGCTCCAACCTCGACGTGTACCGCACGCAGCAGTCTTTTTACGCCTACGGCGGTCTGAGTGTGCGTCAGAACCTCGACCTGACCGGAGGTACATTCTACCTGGAATCGAACCTTGCCTATATGCGCAGCTTCGGGGATAACAGCGCGACACAACTCACCAGTGTCCCTATAAGGCTCGGATATTCGCAGAACCTGGTAGGATACAATCCTTTCAAGTGGGAGCGCCGAATCGAACCGTTGAAATATGAGCGTGTGAAGAAGGAGTTTCTTTATAATGTGGAGAAAGTCTCGGAAACAGCCACGAACTATTTCTTTTCCCTTGCCATGGCACAGGCTGAATATAAACTGGCAAAGGACAACTTGGCTTCCACCGATACGCTTTACCGTATCGGGCAGCAACGCCACCGGATAGCCGCCATCTCACAAGCCGACCTGCTGACATTGAAACTGGACCGTGTCAACGCGCAGAACACCCTTCAGAACAAGGCAAGCGACCTGAAACGGGCGATGTTCTCCTTAGCGTCTTTTCTTAATCTGGATAAGAATACGCAAATCGAACTGCAACTCCCTTCCCGTCCGGGCATGATAGAGATTCCGGTGGATGAGGCTTTGAGCTGGGGGAGAAGCAACAACCCCCAATTGCTGGAATTGAAGCAGAATATACTGGAAGCGCAGCGGAATGTGGACAAGACAAAGAAAGAATCCCGTTTCAACGCCAGTGTGAATGCGAGCGTCGGTTTCAACCAGGTGGCGGATAATTTCGGGGATGTGTATCATAAACCGATGCAGCAGGACCTGGTGGCGGTCAGTGTTTCTATCCCGTTACTGGATTGGGGCGTCCGCAAAGGCAAGTATAATATGGCGCGCAATAATCTGAACGTGGTGAAGATTTCAGCACGCCAGGATGAGATTAGCATCGAAGAGGAAGTGATTATGACAGTGAGCGATTTCAATATCCAGCAGCAGTTGATAGCAAGTGCGGAAGAGGCGCTGGATCTGTCTGTACTTGCTTATAATGAGACGAAACAGCGTTTTATCATCGGCAAGGCGGATATAAACAGCCTGACACTTTCACTCAACAGGCAGCAGCAGGCACAGCGGAATTATATTTCAGCCTTGCAGAACTACTGGCTGAATTATTACAAGATACGTCGGCTTACCCTGTTCGATTTCGCTGCGAAGCTTTCTCTTTCGGACAGGTTCGATTTCAATGGGGGGAAGTTGGTTAAATGA